The Desulfomonile tiedjei genome contains a region encoding:
- the hisC gene encoding histidinol-phosphate transaminase produces MNRPTLERLVPDYVRHFEAYIPSKPDAELMKLYGCSRLYRLNNNENPLGPPPLAQAVIKRFPPPGAAVYPSGDSYYLRKKLADQFGKHPDQFLVGNGANEAITFVIKAFCEKGDNIVTADKTFAVYEWVAQFSGFEARLVPLKDYGFDWQGMLEQIDQRTKILFVCNPNNPTGTYWNRVTMRAFLDAVGGRRIVVLDEAYFEFVDSDDFPDGMSLMNEYPNIVVFRTFSKMFGLAGLRIGYLVADPDVVDIIRRTCVVYSVNSLAQEAALAAVGDTEHIRRTRELVAEGKRFLSRELTGLGLHTVSGEGNYMMIKLPMSDTLVYRKLMAEGVMVRTMTGFRFPNYIRVTIARMEAMEAFVEALAKVVRRP; encoded by the coding sequence ATGAACCGCCCCACTTTGGAAAGATTGGTTCCGGATTATGTTCGGCATTTTGAGGCATATATCCCTAGTAAGCCTGATGCCGAATTGATGAAACTATACGGGTGCTCTCGCCTGTATCGTCTCAACAATAACGAGAACCCCCTAGGCCCACCTCCTCTCGCCCAAGCAGTAATTAAGCGCTTTCCGCCTCCCGGAGCGGCCGTTTATCCCAGCGGCGACTCTTATTATCTGCGCAAGAAGTTGGCCGATCAATTCGGCAAACACCCTGACCAATTCCTGGTAGGCAACGGAGCCAACGAGGCAATAACGTTCGTCATAAAAGCCTTTTGTGAAAAGGGGGATAATATTGTCACCGCGGATAAGACATTCGCGGTCTATGAGTGGGTGGCCCAGTTTTCCGGCTTCGAGGCGCGACTGGTGCCTCTGAAGGACTACGGGTTCGATTGGCAGGGAATGTTGGAGCAGATAGACCAACGCACCAAGATCCTGTTTGTGTGCAATCCAAACAATCCCACCGGCACTTATTGGAACCGGGTCACTATGCGGGCGTTCCTCGATGCTGTGGGTGGCCGCCGGATCGTGGTGCTGGATGAAGCTTACTTCGAGTTCGTCGATTCGGATGATTTCCCCGACGGAATGTCCCTGATGAACGAGTACCCGAACATAGTGGTATTTCGGACGTTTTCCAAAATGTTCGGGTTGGCCGGCCTCCGCATTGGTTACCTTGTAGCTGACCCGGATGTGGTAGACATAATACGACGGACTTGCGTCGTGTACTCGGTCAATTCCCTGGCACAGGAAGCAGCCCTGGCCGCGGTGGGCGATACGGAGCACATCCGGCGAACTCGCGAGCTGGTGGCGGAAGGTAAAAGGTTCCTTAGCCGCGAACTGACCGGCTTAGGGCTTCACACGGTCTCAGGAGAGGGCAACTACATGATGATCAAGCTCCCCATGAGCGACACTTTGGTCTATCGCAAGCTCATGGCCGAGGGCGTCATGGTCAGGACGATGACCGGGTTCCGTTTCCCGAACTATATCAGAGTGACTATCGCTAGAATGGAAGCAATGGAAGCCTTTGTCGAGGCGCTCGCCAAAGTGGTTCGGAGACCTTAA
- a CDS encoding Rrf2 family transcriptional regulator, producing the protein MSISQKSQYAVRAVFELAKRHGKGAIRISEIAEAQAIPRRFLENILNRLKGGGFVESARGRDGGYFLTRQARELTVGEILRFTEGPLSPVDCGVKTKKDTCPMYGYCPFLSLWERAEKALEAVYDGTTFQELVQQEAKAREEGFVDYAI; encoded by the coding sequence ATGTCAATCTCTCAAAAATCTCAATATGCTGTGAGAGCTGTCTTTGAATTGGCAAAGCGCCATGGGAAAGGGGCCATCAGGATCAGCGAGATAGCGGAGGCCCAGGCCATTCCCCGTCGATTCCTGGAGAATATTCTCAACCGTTTGAAAGGGGGGGGATTTGTCGAGTCGGCTCGGGGTAGAGACGGCGGATATTTCCTGACTCGTCAGGCTCGTGAACTCACAGTCGGCGAAATTCTAAGGTTTACGGAAGGCCCCCTGTCTCCTGTGGACTGCGGAGTAAAAACTAAAAAGGACACTTGCCCCATGTATGGGTATTGCCCGTTTCTTTCCTTGTGGGAACGAGCGGAGAAGGCCCTGGAAGCAGTCTACGACGGCACTACTTTTCAGGAGCTTGTACAGCAGGAAGCCAAGGCACGGGAGGAAGGATTTGTTGACTATGCGATCTGA
- a CDS encoding PLP-dependent transferase: MRFETLAIHAGQEKDPTYGAVMTPIYQTSTFAFKDVNQPGEFDYSRSGNPTRKALENCLAALEGGTDGFVFSTGMAAETTVLETYGPGDHLIVHDDLYGGTYRLLVNVTRKHGVDVEFVNLRDLDLLRKAIRPNTKAVWTETPTNPMMNLLDLRAIADIARKHKIMTICDNTFLSPYFQRPLDLGIDVVVHSTTKYINGHSDVVGGAVIVKDPDMAEKIGFLQNAMGTCAGPLDCFLVLRGVKTLAVRMEAHNSNALELARWMEAHPKVERVLHPGLESHPQHALAQLQMTGYGGTFSFCVRGGEAETFRLLGAVKLFTLAESLGGVESLIEHPWSMTHVSMPEDVRELMGITRNMIRISVGIEHIDDQIADLARAFEYV, from the coding sequence ATGCGCTTTGAAACACTAGCTATTCATGCCGGCCAGGAGAAGGACCCCACGTACGGCGCGGTGATGACACCAATCTACCAGACGTCGACCTTCGCGTTTAAAGATGTCAATCAGCCGGGCGAGTTCGATTACTCGCGTAGCGGCAACCCCACTCGTAAAGCCTTGGAGAATTGTCTAGCGGCTTTGGAAGGCGGCACGGACGGATTCGTCTTCTCCACTGGAATGGCCGCGGAGACCACTGTGCTCGAAACGTACGGCCCCGGCGACCACTTAATTGTCCACGATGACCTTTACGGAGGAACGTACAGGCTGTTGGTGAACGTCACGCGAAAACACGGCGTGGACGTGGAGTTTGTGAACCTGCGCGATTTGGACCTGCTGCGCAAGGCGATCCGCCCGAACACCAAGGCCGTGTGGACCGAGACCCCAACAAACCCCATGATGAACCTCCTGGACTTGAGAGCAATCGCTGACATCGCGCGAAAACACAAGATAATGACCATCTGTGACAACACGTTTCTGTCGCCCTATTTCCAACGCCCACTTGACCTGGGTATCGACGTGGTTGTCCATTCCACTACAAAGTACATCAACGGCCATTCTGACGTGGTGGGGGGAGCGGTTATTGTCAAAGATCCCGATATGGCCGAAAAGATTGGGTTCCTCCAAAACGCTATGGGTACATGCGCCGGGCCATTGGACTGTTTTCTGGTCTTACGCGGGGTGAAGACCCTTGCGGTTCGTATGGAAGCCCACAATAGTAATGCACTGGAGTTGGCACGTTGGATGGAAGCACATCCCAAGGTGGAGCGCGTGCTGCATCCCGGTCTGGAAAGTCACCCTCAACACGCTCTCGCGCAGCTACAGATGACAGGGTACGGCGGTACCTTCTCCTTTTGCGTCAGAGGAGGCGAGGCCGAGACTTTCCGATTGCTCGGGGCGGTCAAGCTCTTTACGCTGGCAGAGTCGTTGGGCGGCGTAGAGTCGCTAATCGAGCACCCCTGGTCGATGACTCACGTGTCCATGCCTGAAGACGTCCGCGAACTTATGGGTATTACGCGCAATATGATCAGAATCTCGGTGGGGATCGAGCATATCGATGACCAGATTGCGGACCTGGCGCGGGCCTTCGAATATGTCTGA
- the cysK gene encoding cysteine synthase A, translated as MARIHADNSFSIGGTPLIRLNRVAAGLPGIILAKIEGRNPSYSVKCRIGAAMIWAAERDGKLTPGSRRVTVLEPTSGNTGLALAFVCAARNYPMLFTMPETMSVERRKMLRIFGADLILTEGAKGMPGAIAKAEEILASDPDKYFLPQQFKNPANPEIHFKTTGPEIWDDTDGKVDILVSGIGTGGTITGVCRFIKNVKKKNIWSVAVEPIHSPVLTMIRNGEDPKPGPHKIQGIGAGFKPDVLDLDLVDEIATVSNDEAIEMTLRLHREEGITCGISSGAAAAVAVRVAARPENKDKLIVSVLPDAGERYLSTVLFEGIQA; from the coding sequence ATGGCAAGAATTCATGCCGACAACAGCTTTAGCATCGGCGGTACCCCGCTGATACGTTTGAACAGAGTTGCCGCGGGGCTTCCCGGAATAATCCTCGCAAAGATTGAGGGACGCAATCCGTCCTATTCCGTGAAATGCCGCATCGGGGCCGCGATGATCTGGGCAGCAGAGAGAGACGGGAAGCTGACTCCAGGATCGCGGCGGGTGACGGTCTTGGAGCCGACCAGCGGCAACACAGGCCTGGCGTTGGCCTTTGTGTGCGCTGCTCGCAATTATCCTATGTTGTTTACGATGCCGGAGACCATGTCAGTAGAGCGTCGAAAGATGCTGCGGATTTTCGGAGCCGACCTTATTCTAACCGAAGGCGCCAAAGGAATGCCGGGCGCCATTGCCAAGGCAGAGGAGATTCTGGCGAGCGATCCCGATAAATATTTCCTGCCGCAGCAATTCAAGAACCCCGCCAACCCGGAAATCCACTTCAAGACCACGGGCCCGGAAATCTGGGACGACACTGACGGAAAGGTGGATATTTTGGTCTCCGGCATTGGCACTGGCGGAACCATCACCGGTGTATGCAGGTTCATCAAGAACGTGAAGAAGAAGAATATCTGGTCAGTGGCGGTTGAACCAATTCATTCCCCCGTGTTGACGATGATCCGAAACGGTGAGGACCCAAAGCCCGGGCCACATAAGATTCAGGGCATCGGCGCAGGATTCAAACCCGATGTTCTGGATCTGGACCTGGTGGATGAAATCGCGACCGTGTCTAACGACGAGGCAATTGAAATGACATTACGCCTGCACCGTGAAGAAGGTATTACCTGCGGCATTTCTAGTGGAGCGGCAGCGGCAGTTGCCGTGCGCGTCGCGGCCCGACCTGAGAACAAGGACAAACTGATTGTCTCAGTGCTTCCGGATGCGGGTGAGCGTTACCTGTCGACGGTCTTATTTGAGGGTATTCAGGCCTGA
- a CDS encoding MarR family transcriptional regulator translates to MRYHECIVFLLAKAYQKAHGNLKRKVVPFGLTPVQVLVVEALRDEEGVSAGEMGRKLMLDSATLSGVLDRLVEKGWIIKETDSADKRSLRIYLGSKARDLNEFIAVEREKANEEILGELSLEEQVLLKRLLRHISG, encoded by the coding sequence ATGCGATACCACGAATGCATAGTGTTTCTTCTCGCAAAGGCCTACCAGAAGGCTCACGGGAATCTGAAAAGAAAAGTTGTCCCTTTCGGGCTCACACCTGTTCAGGTTCTAGTCGTTGAAGCATTGCGCGATGAAGAGGGGGTCTCCGCCGGAGAGATGGGTCGGAAACTAATGCTGGACAGTGCTACACTTTCCGGTGTCCTCGATAGATTGGTCGAGAAGGGATGGATAATCAAGGAAACCGATTCAGCGGACAAGAGATCTTTGCGGATCTACCTTGGATCGAAGGCCCGTGACCTGAACGAATTCATAGCTGTGGAGCGGGAAAAAGCAAACGAGGAGATCCTCGGTGAATTGTCGCTTGAGGAACAGGTCCTATTGAAGCGACTGCTCAGGCACATCAGTGGGTGA
- a CDS encoding 4Fe-4S binding protein has product MTDEKAYVALIDRCRTGIFGLPESELLLPLFKIRFTREEAAFLLDLPDKPQTIEDLVKRFSLPAEELKAKMEPMVKKGFIREYESKSGARYSFSDPMFFFYRMPGWKGEDDEWNRKISPMLNKYYVENLGAEVMGHPTRGLRAIPVGQTIKDTRQILPYEDVLEYVLTADYHAVATCPCRHRHNLDPSLPDCKHDTETCLHFGQLARYMVENGMGRQIAREETLEILKKAADAGLVHGISNTKTGIDTICNCCSCCCQFLEPVKMPHLVMGKHQRSNYRVQVNPETCQACGLCAQRCPVQAIELKGKDNVPKPGNRGKLKSKDLKEVAYDPDQCIGCGACAHKCPTQSLSLVRRGENEEDIPENVLELGKRLLSERKHD; this is encoded by the coding sequence ATGACTGACGAGAAAGCGTACGTGGCTCTTATAGACCGATGCCGAACCGGGATTTTCGGTCTTCCGGAATCCGAACTGCTTCTGCCGTTGTTCAAGATTCGGTTCACACGGGAGGAAGCAGCGTTCCTCTTGGATTTGCCTGACAAGCCTCAAACCATCGAAGACCTTGTGAAGAGGTTTAGCCTGCCTGCAGAAGAGCTGAAGGCAAAAATGGAGCCAATGGTTAAAAAGGGGTTTATCCGCGAATACGAGAGCAAATCAGGGGCTAGGTATTCGTTTTCTGACCCGATGTTTTTCTTTTACCGCATGCCTGGCTGGAAGGGTGAAGATGATGAATGGAATCGTAAGATATCGCCAATGCTGAACAAATATTACGTCGAAAACCTGGGCGCGGAGGTCATGGGACACCCCACCAGGGGCCTTCGAGCAATACCCGTAGGGCAAACGATCAAGGATACCAGGCAGATACTCCCCTATGAGGACGTTCTTGAATACGTGCTGACAGCCGACTATCACGCAGTGGCCACCTGTCCTTGTCGTCATCGTCACAATCTTGATCCCAGCCTCCCCGACTGTAAGCACGACACTGAAACTTGTTTGCATTTCGGGCAATTGGCCCGTTACATGGTAGAAAATGGTATGGGCCGGCAGATAGCCCGTGAAGAAACGCTGGAGATTCTCAAAAAAGCCGCGGATGCAGGACTGGTCCACGGCATCTCGAACACCAAGACGGGGATCGATACCATATGCAACTGTTGCTCATGCTGTTGCCAGTTCCTCGAACCGGTAAAGATGCCTCATTTGGTTATGGGCAAGCACCAGCGGTCGAATTACAGGGTGCAAGTCAACCCCGAGACCTGTCAGGCATGCGGGCTTTGCGCGCAGCGTTGCCCTGTGCAAGCGATTGAACTGAAAGGCAAAGATAATGTCCCGAAACCGGGAAACCGCGGGAAACTTAAGTCAAAAGACCTTAAGGAAGTGGCCTACGATCCCGATCAGTGCATCGGATGTGGGGCCTGTGCTCACAAATGCCCGACTCAGAGCTTGAGCCTCGTCCGCCGCGGGGAGAACGAGGAGGATATTCCTGAGAACGTTTTGGAACTTGGCAAGAGGTTGCTCAGCGAACGAAAACACGATTGA
- a CDS encoding sigma-54-dependent Fis family transcriptional regulator: protein MMQRGGRILIVDDEKDICEILFRLLKKSGFMPLVAHDGERALEMIRLGVPDAVVSDMMMPGMDGMELLRRAKEYDPTLPFLIITGYGGIDGAVRAMKEGAFDYLPKPLNNKELVDKIRLSLETRQSARKTPTPSDTGEGSEIARLQEMMGPSAAVQRIAAEAALVARSNFSVIIQGETGTGKELVARAIHKSSPRSAGPMIPVDCGAIPETLFESELFGYEKGAFTGAAAMTPGKFELAQHGTLFLDEIGNMPLSSQIKLLRAIQERSFFRVGGRKPVTVDLRLIVASNQDLNASVAAGSFSRDLFYRLSEFTILIPPVRDRKQDIIHLANRFLIATNVELAKKVKGFSESALNTMTTYGWPGNVRQIKSVVRRAVLIAEELVTPEHLSLGEVGATSPENDAQIEECREIVGLPLKEAVQRATAEVERRCLIDALKRTGGNKSKAARLLQIDRKTMHSKIKEYDIRPDEDASE, encoded by the coding sequence GTGATGCAACGAGGCGGTCGGATCCTAATCGTCGATGACGAAAAGGATATTTGTGAAATTCTTTTTCGCTTGCTCAAAAAAAGCGGGTTCATGCCCCTGGTGGCGCATGACGGTGAGCGAGCGTTGGAAATGATTCGCCTGGGTGTACCGGACGCCGTGGTCTCAGACATGATGATGCCGGGAATGGACGGCATGGAGTTGTTGCGGCGTGCGAAAGAATATGACCCGACCCTCCCGTTTCTCATTATTACCGGGTACGGCGGCATTGACGGGGCCGTGCGGGCCATGAAGGAGGGGGCCTTTGACTATCTGCCAAAGCCTCTAAACAACAAGGAATTGGTAGACAAGATCAGGCTTTCACTGGAAACCAGGCAATCTGCTCGCAAGACGCCGACGCCCTCCGACACCGGAGAGGGTTCCGAAATCGCCAGGCTTCAGGAGATGATGGGGCCGAGCGCGGCTGTTCAGCGGATCGCTGCTGAAGCTGCACTTGTTGCACGCTCGAATTTCAGCGTCATCATTCAGGGAGAGACCGGCACGGGAAAAGAACTTGTGGCCAGAGCTATTCACAAATCGAGCCCAAGGTCCGCCGGTCCGATGATACCTGTTGATTGCGGTGCAATTCCGGAAACTCTCTTTGAAAGCGAGCTGTTCGGTTATGAAAAAGGCGCCTTCACCGGCGCCGCGGCAATGACACCAGGAAAATTCGAATTGGCTCAACATGGGACCTTGTTTCTGGACGAAATCGGCAATATGCCGCTTTCCTCTCAGATCAAGCTTCTCCGGGCCATACAGGAAAGAAGCTTCTTCCGGGTGGGAGGCAGAAAGCCCGTGACGGTTGATCTGCGTCTAATAGTGGCCAGCAATCAGGATTTGAATGCCTCGGTGGCCGCGGGCTCATTCAGCCGGGACCTTTTCTACCGTTTAAGTGAGTTTACAATTCTGATCCCGCCTGTCCGAGACCGAAAACAAGATATCATTCACCTGGCCAATCGTTTTCTCATCGCGACCAATGTGGAATTGGCCAAAAAAGTGAAAGGTTTTTCAGAATCAGCGTTGAACACAATGACCACGTACGGTTGGCCTGGAAACGTGCGTCAAATTAAATCCGTTGTGCGCCGTGCAGTGCTGATTGCCGAAGAGTTGGTCACACCCGAGCATTTGTCGCTTGGCGAAGTTGGCGCAACGAGTCCGGAAAATGACGCTCAAATTGAAGAATGCAGGGAAATAGTAGGGCTTCCTTTGAAAGAGGCCGTGCAGCGCGCTACCGCGGAAGTTGAGCGGCGCTGTTTGATCGACGCATTGAAGCGAACGGGTGGGAACAAGTCCAAGGCAGCCCGTTTACTACAAATTGATCGCAAGACCATGCACTCCAAAATAAAGGAGTACGACATACGGCCGGACGAAGACGCTTCAGAGTAG
- a CDS encoding HesA/MoeB/ThiF family protein, with translation MNLDFSEEEIMRYSRNMILPEVGHSGQERLKASSVLLIGMGGIGSPAALYLAAAGVGRIGLCDCDAVELSNLQRQVVFRTTDVDRAKVECAKEAISALNPNCVVDTYHMLLNNAKVARDIVRGYDVVIDGSDNFCTRFLVADCCWLEGVALVSASAVGFQGQLLVVIPGAENPCYRCLVPEPSPGSTAATCRVVGIFGGIVGVMGSLATVETVKVFLERDADSARRFLMYDGLRCRFVIGERVRDPDCPLCGDASPVTHAVEQDSLPFEQRHGIYLIRNREECEYRTWEPEGQ, from the coding sequence ATGAACCTCGACTTTTCAGAAGAAGAAATTATGCGTTATTCCCGCAACATGATCTTGCCGGAGGTCGGCCATTCCGGGCAGGAACGCCTGAAAGCCTCCAGCGTGCTTCTCATTGGAATGGGCGGCATCGGCTCGCCCGCGGCCCTGTATCTTGCCGCGGCCGGGGTGGGGCGCATCGGACTGTGCGATTGTGACGCGGTCGAGCTTTCGAATCTACAGCGACAGGTCGTTTTCCGAACAACTGACGTGGACAGAGCCAAGGTGGAGTGCGCCAAAGAGGCGATTTCCGCGCTCAATCCCAATTGTGTGGTGGATACGTACCACATGCTGCTCAACAACGCCAAAGTCGCTCGAGACATAGTGCGAGGTTACGATGTTGTCATCGATGGAAGTGACAATTTCTGCACGCGGTTTCTGGTGGCCGATTGTTGTTGGCTTGAGGGGGTTGCGCTGGTCTCTGCCTCGGCAGTTGGATTCCAGGGACAGCTGCTAGTGGTGATTCCCGGTGCGGAGAACCCCTGCTATCGGTGCCTCGTCCCTGAACCATCGCCTGGAAGCACCGCGGCAACTTGCCGGGTGGTCGGTATCTTTGGCGGGATTGTGGGAGTCATGGGGAGCCTGGCGACAGTGGAAACCGTGAAGGTTTTTTTGGAGCGTGATGCGGATAGTGCCCGCCGTTTCTTGATGTACGACGGCCTGCGTTGCCGGTTTGTTATTGGGGAACGGGTCCGCGATCCGGACTGTCCACTTTGTGGCGACGCGTCGCCTGTCACGCACGCGGTGGAACAGGACTCGCTTCCCTTTGAGCAGCGCCACGGAATTTACTTAATTCGGAATCGCGAAGAATGTGAATACCGGACATGGGAACCAGAGGGCCAGTAA
- a CDS encoding xanthine dehydrogenase family protein molybdopterin-binding subunit: protein MRPCSIGTPLPRVDAYEKVTGTTKYAADYYGRDMVWAGVKRAGVPHGILKSIDAESARQLSGVICVLTHKDVPGTNRQGVIRKDQPVLVDDKVRHCGDAVALVLAESRETLNRALDLINCDIEALPGVFDPEQALHGDAPLVHTDNAEGNVLLKGDLKTGKGPEAEEECDLLLDACFETQRQEHAYLETESGWARIEQDDKLVIVCSTQTPFRDRMEVAEALGMDMSRIRIIAPYVGGAFGGKDGVTVQSLLGLAALHSGGRPVKMWWGREESFLSGTKRHAARMYYRLGAKNDGTLHFLDVKLFLDTGPYDHLGGVVLALALEHAGGPYRIPNVLLKGWAVYTNNPIGGAFRGFGVPQVTAAMEQMMDMLAAKLGMDPVQLRLKNAVVKGDQNCAGKTLVSSTGVADCLETLSKHPLWTGRTGWKSNAGPFKRRGVGVAAVMQASGYGPVVPDYANAKLELTLDGRIRVYCGVVDMGQGNASTNVQIVGNILAQQADGIDIILPDTDQTLPSGSASASRCTYTFGNALIQAAETLKGRILQRAADLLMAPGKEDLAMIPGAVRHLKTGRELSLSRIAQLLNPAERVAVGYFRAPTATDDLGVPDDLRLHGFPHTLFSYGAHVALVEIDELTGAVDVKRYLAVSDCGNVMNPEIYEQQIQGAIAQSLGYALSEEFEVRAGKVLTPDFSTYTIPTSADVPEIDSIPVQVHEPTGPFGLKGAGEVATNGPLPAVANAVADACGVRIFRSPLTPERVLRAIREAEGKEPAE from the coding sequence ATGAGGCCTTGTAGCATAGGCACACCCTTGCCTCGGGTTGACGCTTACGAAAAAGTCACGGGCACGACCAAGTACGCGGCGGACTATTACGGCCGAGACATGGTCTGGGCAGGAGTGAAGAGGGCAGGCGTTCCGCATGGTATCTTGAAAAGCATCGATGCTGAGTCAGCCCGACAGCTTTCCGGAGTCATTTGCGTCCTCACCCACAAGGACGTTCCGGGAACCAACAGGCAGGGAGTTATCAGAAAAGATCAGCCTGTCCTGGTTGACGACAAGGTGCGTCATTGCGGCGACGCGGTAGCGCTTGTCCTCGCGGAAAGCAGAGAAACTCTGAACCGAGCGCTCGACTTAATAAATTGCGACATCGAGGCTCTTCCCGGTGTGTTCGACCCGGAGCAGGCGCTCCACGGTGACGCCCCCCTCGTGCACACGGACAACGCGGAAGGCAACGTCCTCTTGAAAGGCGACCTTAAAACGGGCAAAGGACCGGAAGCCGAGGAAGAATGTGATTTGCTCCTGGACGCGTGCTTTGAAACTCAGCGGCAGGAGCACGCCTATTTGGAGACCGAGTCCGGCTGGGCCCGGATCGAACAGGACGACAAACTGGTAATAGTCTGTTCTACGCAAACCCCCTTCCGTGACCGCATGGAAGTGGCTGAAGCGCTCGGTATGGATATGAGCCGGATTCGAATAATTGCACCGTATGTTGGAGGCGCGTTCGGAGGCAAAGACGGTGTGACGGTCCAAAGCCTGCTCGGCCTCGCTGCTCTCCATTCGGGCGGAAGGCCTGTGAAAATGTGGTGGGGAAGGGAGGAATCCTTCCTTTCCGGGACCAAACGACATGCTGCACGCATGTATTACAGACTGGGCGCCAAGAACGACGGAACTCTGCACTTTCTTGACGTGAAACTCTTCCTTGATACCGGCCCATACGACCACCTCGGTGGCGTGGTTTTGGCCCTGGCCCTGGAACACGCCGGGGGGCCCTATCGCATACCCAATGTTCTGCTGAAAGGCTGGGCTGTTTATACAAACAATCCCATCGGTGGAGCGTTTCGCGGATTCGGGGTCCCTCAGGTCACTGCGGCAATGGAACAGATGATGGACATGTTGGCCGCAAAACTTGGGATGGACCCCGTGCAGCTCCGCCTTAAGAATGCGGTTGTAAAGGGCGACCAGAATTGTGCGGGCAAGACGCTGGTCTCCTCCACAGGGGTTGCCGATTGCCTTGAGACGCTGTCCAAACATCCGTTGTGGACAGGACGGACAGGATGGAAGTCGAATGCCGGGCCGTTCAAACGCCGCGGGGTCGGCGTGGCTGCGGTCATGCAAGCGTCCGGATATGGACCTGTGGTGCCGGATTATGCCAATGCCAAGCTGGAGCTGACTCTTGACGGCAGGATACGAGTGTACTGCGGAGTGGTGGATATGGGTCAGGGGAATGCCAGCACAAATGTTCAGATAGTAGGCAACATTCTGGCTCAACAAGCGGATGGGATCGACATCATCTTGCCTGACACGGACCAAACGCTACCGAGTGGATCGGCCTCGGCCAGTCGCTGCACATACACTTTTGGCAACGCTCTTATCCAAGCCGCGGAAACCCTCAAAGGCCGCATCCTCCAAAGGGCCGCGGACCTGTTGATGGCCCCCGGTAAGGAAGACCTGGCGATGATTCCGGGTGCGGTCCGGCATCTGAAAACAGGGCGGGAGTTGTCACTTTCCCGCATCGCGCAGCTACTCAACCCGGCGGAAAGAGTCGCGGTTGGATATTTCAGGGCGCCCACCGCCACAGATGATCTCGGCGTCCCTGATGACCTCCGGCTGCACGGATTTCCACACACCCTGTTCTCTTACGGCGCTCACGTGGCCTTGGTTGAAATTGACGAGCTTACGGGCGCGGTAGACGTCAAGCGGTACCTTGCGGTCAGCGACTGCGGCAACGTTATGAATCCGGAAATCTATGAACAGCAAATACAGGGAGCTATTGCTCAGAGTCTGGGCTACGCCTTGTCCGAGGAATTTGAAGTACGCGCCGGAAAGGTGCTGACACCGGACTTTTCCACCTATACCATCCCCACGTCCGCGGATGTGCCGGAAATTGATTCTATTCCGGTCCAGGTACACGAGCCGACAGGGCCTTTCGGGCTCAAAGGCGCGGGAGAGGTCGCCACAAACGGGCCTCTGCCGGCTGTAGCAAATGCTGTGGCCGATGCATGCGGTGTGCGGATTTTTAGGTCTCCCTTGACACCCGAGCGCGTGCTCCGAGCAATTCGTGAGGCCGAAGGCAAGGAACCAGCAGAATGA